A single genomic interval of Perca fluviatilis chromosome 19, GENO_Pfluv_1.0, whole genome shotgun sequence harbors:
- the LOC120548437 gene encoding sulfotransferase 6B1-like: MDSNGSVSNALSRMQMAKDMKEEDKLYRYNGVLYPRLMCPEENLQALQNMEAREDDVMLVAYPKCDKDDFPLQVLDETPSPRLLGTHLHPDNIPKSFGAKKTKMLVIFRNPKDTLVSFYHFTNSNPVLPTMQSWESFYSTFLSGDVPWGSYFDHALAWEKRMDDPNVMIVTYEELKQDLSDGVRQISTFFGFSLTEAQVQQIAERSTFTAMKENNSLGTMGNVIFRKGEVGDWRNHFTPEQSREMDEAFNKHLAGTRLGDKLNYQLHCQ; the protein is encoded by the exons ATGGACAGCAACGGCTCCGTCTCCAACGCGCTGTCCAGGATGCAGATGGCGAAGGACATGAAGGAAGAGGACAAGCTGTACAGGTACAACGGCGTGCTGTACCCGCGCCTCATGTGCCCCGAGGAAAACCTCCAGGCTCTGCAGAACATGGAGGCCAGAGAGGACGACGTCATGCTGGTGGCTTACCCCAAATGTG ATAAAGATGATTTCCCTCTTCAGGTTCTGGATGAGACGCCCTCTCCAAGGTTACTGGGGACTCACCTGCACCCTGACAACATCCCCAAATCTTTCGGTGCAAAGAAAACTAAA ATGCTGGTGATCTTCAGGAACCCTAAAGACACGCTGGTCTCCTTCTATCATTTCACCAACAGCAACCCGGTCCTCCCAACCATGCAGTCCTGGGAATCCTTCTACTCTACCTTCCTGAGTGGAGATG ttcccTGGGGGTCGTACTTTGATCATGCTTTGGCCTGGGAGAAGAGGATGGACGACCCCAACGTCATGATTGTCACCTATGAAGAGCTCAAACAG GACCTGAGCGACGGCGTGCGTCAGATCTCCACCTTCTTCGGCTTCAGCCTGACGGAGGCTCAGGTGCAGCAGATCGCAGAGCGGAGCACCTTTACCGCCATGAAGGAGAACAACTCCCTCGGTACTATGGGAAACGTCATCTTCAGAAAAG GCGAGGTCGGGGACTGGAGGAACCACTTCACACCAGAACAGAGCCGAGAGATGGACGAAGCCTTCAACAAACACCTGGCAGGAACCAGGCTGGGAGACAAACTCAACTACCAGCTGCACTGTCAGTAG